A region of the Vibrio chagasii genome:
AATGATTCGACTAAATTCCGGAACCAACTGCGAATTCTTCCACCACTCAGAACTTGGGAATGCAGTAAACGCATCCATGAAAAACAACACTGCAGAAACAATCAAAACACCACGTAAGCCACCAAAGACGACACCGAGGATTCTGTCTGTACCTGACAGGCCTGTTTTCTGAACTAGCTGCCCGATAACATAGTTAACTAAAGCACCGACAACTAACGTTGCAACAAACAATGCTGCTATCGCAGTTCCGTTTCGAAACATCTCATCTTCGATATTGGTGAAGTACACCGCTAATTTTGCGTAGTACTGGCTAGCAATAAAAAATGCTCCAAACCAAATAACGAGTGACAACGCTTCTTTAGCGAAACCACGAACTAAACTGATCACGGCAGAGAAGCCGATCACGCCTAAAATGACAAAATCTAACCAATTCATGAATTCTTCATCTTAAGTTGGCGCGCATTTTAACAGAAAAAATGCTGACGCAAACGTTTTCTTATGGATTTAACGGTTTAAATTTGAGCAATTGGCCTTTTGAACCCGTAATTTTTTCTAATTCCTTAATTTGTCGCTCAAGTTTGGATTTAGATACATCTGGGCCAATAATTACTCGCGTAAAAGTTTTTTCTTGCTTGGTGTGAGCCTGATAACCACGCTTTTGCAAATCCTTAACTACGCTTTTCGCGTTGTCAGCATTCTTCAAAGCCATCAATTGAATGATCCAAGCGCTGTCTTGGTACTCATTTTTTTCAGGTACTGGCTTAACCACAACCGCCACTTTATCCGCTTCTTTTTCAGAAGCCGATGCCGTTTGGGTTTCTGATGACCCACCGCTTTCGACCACTCGCTCTACTGGAGAATCCGGCAGTGCAATCTGATCTTCAACTGGGTCAAGCACCTCAAACACTTCCACATTGCTATCAAGTTCAGGCTTAATAGGAATGCTCGCAAACTCTTCTTTGTAGTGAAGCTTTTTACCATCAAGCACATCTGGCAATACAATCACGCCAATGGCCACTAAAATGATGGTGCCGACTAAGCGGCTCTGAAATTTACTTGCCATCTAGTTTCCTTTTTTCTGCCAATGCTCCAGCACTTCCCCTACTGTGTGGAAAGAACCGACCACCAACACGACATGGTCTTCACCTTTCGCTGATGCTAACGCCGCCTCAAACGCCGCAACCGGGTTTGTATGCTGCTCAACACCTTGAGGAAGGCTTTGACAAAGTTCAGCTGCCGTTGCTGCACGTGGCCCTTGTAGAGAAGCTGGATACCAGTGTGTTGCAATTGGCGCTAACACTTCTAATGTTGCTGGAATGTCTTTGTCATGAAGCATAGCGACTACAACGTGCAAGTTCTTGCCCGCATATTTTTTAGTAACTTGCTGTGCAAAGTATTCTGCTGAATGTGGGTTATGAGCCACATCGAGCACAATCACAGGCTGGTCACTAATTTGTTGCATGCGCCCAGGAAGCTGAGCGTTCTTCAAACCATTAACCACGTTCACATCGCTAATATCTAACTCTGATGTGCCCAGTGCCATCAATGCCGTTGCCGCGTTCGGGAGTGGCAATGTTGGGATAGGAAGCGACTCCAGTTGGAATGCACCGCTATGCCAGTTCCAAGTATCGCCATCAACGGCATAGGTATATTGAATACCGACCTGATAAAACTCAGCTTTGATATCATCGGCGTGCGCAGCAACCGTCGCTGGAGGCTTAGGTTGACCACAGATAGCCGGCTTACCGCTACGATAGATTCCCGCTTTCTCAAAACCAATCACATTGATGTCATCGCCAAGCCAATCAACATGGTCAACCGCCAAGCTCGTAATGACAGACACATCGTGATCAACGATATTAGTAGCGTCTAAGCGCCCACCGAGGCCCACTTCTAACAACACAACGTCGACCGCTTCCGTTTGAAAAGCACGTAACGCGGCCAAAGTACCGTATTCGAAGAAGCTCAGGCTGATTTCACCACGTTCTTTCTCAATAAAATCAAAAGACTGAACCATCTTTTCATCAGATAGATCTTGACCATTGATTCGAACACGTTCGTTGTAGCGAATTAAGTGAGGAGAGCTGTAGACACCAACAGAGTATCCCGCATCTAATAGAATGGCTTCCATCAGTGCGCACGTTGAGCCTTTGCCGTTGGTTCCGGCAACAGTAATTACGTGTCTAGCAGGTTTGGTAAGATTTGCCTTAGAGGCGACGGCCTGAACTCGGTCTAGTCCAAGATCAATAGCACTGGTGTGGATGTTTGATAAATAATCAAGCCACATCTCCAAAGATGATGTGGCTTGAGGAATAGGTTGTTGACTCATCTAACTCATAACCATAATAAAGTTGGTTTGTTAGAAGGTACTTTACCCTTTTTCTGGCGCTTCTGGTACTTCATAAGCAGCTTCATTCGGTGAATCGTTCACAGAAACTACTAATGGTGAAGGCTGATTGGTCATTTTTGCAACTAGGCTAGCTACGCGCTGACGCATTTCACGACGGTCAACGATCATGTCGATAGCACCGTGGTCTAGTAGGAACTCACTACGTTGGAAACCTTCAGGTAGGTCTTCACGTACTGTTTGCTCGATTACACGACGACCAGCAAAACCGATAAGTGCTTTTGGCTCACCGATGTTGATATCACCTAGCATTGCCAAACTTGCAGAAACACCGCCCATTGTTGGGTCAGTCATTACTGAAATAAACGGCAGGCCTTTCGCAGATAGACGCTCAAGTGCAGCACTGGTTTTTGCCATTTGCATTAGAGACATTAGTGCCTCTTGCATACGCGCACCACCACTTGCAGAGAAACAAACTAAACCACAGTTGTTTTCAATAGCAGCATCTACAGCACGAACAAAACGAGCACCTACTACAGAGCCCATTGAACCGCCCATGAATGAGAATTCAAACGCACACGCTACGATTGGTAGACCTAGTAGTTCACCTTTCATTGCTACAAGTGCGTCAGTTTCACCACTGTTCTTTTGAGCAGCAGAGATACGCTCTTTATAACGCTTAGAGTCTTTGAACTTCAGTTTGTCTTGCGGCTCAAGATCAGTACCAAGTTCAACACGCTCACCTTTGTCTAGGAATGTTTCCAGGCGGCGACGTGCTTTCATGCGCATGTGATGGTCACATTTTGGACATACTTCTAGGTTACGCTCTAGCTCAGCATGGTAAAGCACCTGCTCACAAGAAGTACATTTAGTCCAAACACCCTCAGGGATAGACGCTTTGCGAGATGTTACGATGTTGCTTTTTTCTAAAATCTTTTCAAGCCAACTCATGGAAGACCTTTTGTTTCGATTCTTCCGCTTGATTGCGAAAGAAATAAATTTGGGAATTATGCGAGGAGATTAAAGCACATAAAACAGCAAGTGTAGATAAAAAACTGGTTGTACCTATTTTCTTGAGCTATTTTACGCACGATTTCGCAATATTTTTTGAACCTAAGTCCCACATTTAGTTCAAATTATCTGGAAGAAACAGAGGACCAATTGGCTCTCTTGGAAGACCGAATTCTTCTGGATAATCCACATCAACTAAATAGAGACCTTCGGCTTTAGCAGTTGCTCCAGCCAACTTACGGTCTTTCGCTTCAAGTAACCACTTGATCCATTCTGGCTTCTGCTCACCTTTACCAACGGCAATTAGGCTACCCGTAATGTTTCTCACCATATGGTGCACAAACGCATTCGCCTTAATATCAATGACGATGTAATGGCCATGACGAGTCACGTTCAAATGAATCATATTTCGCCACGGGCTATGAGACTGGCAGTGCGTAGCTCTAAACGACGTAAAATCATTTTCACCCAGCAGGTACTGACCTGCCTCATGCATCTTTTTCTCGTCAAGGTGACCATGATAATGGCTCACACCTGAATTTAAGATTCCAGGGCGCAGTGCATGATTGAAAATGATATAGCGGTAGCGACGTGCCGTTGCAGAGAAGCGAGCATGAAAATCTTCATTCACTTCAGTTGCCCAACGAACAGCGATGTCTTTAGGCATGTTGGCATTTGCGCCCATTGTCCATGCCACCATTTTGCGGTCGACATTGGTTTCAAAGTGAACGACTTGTCCCGTACCGTGAACACCGGCATCCGTTCGTCCCGCACATTGAACTTCTACTGGGTGATTTGCGACAACCGAAAGAGCCTTTTCCAATTCTTCTTGGACACTTTTCACGTCTCGTTGGCGTTGCCAACCAAAGTAGTGGGTACCGTTATATTCAATACCTAAAGCAATTTTCATGTTCTTGTTCTCTTTGAAAATGGGCGAGAAGTATATACGGAAATGAGTGCTATCCCAAATAGGATGGGACTAAATCTATAATATTAAAAGCACGACCCACCCAAAATAAAGGGTAGCCAATGCTACCCTTTATATCTCGCTCAATTTATCGGCCGTTTAACGTATCGATAAGATTCTTAGCTTCTCGGCGAATATCGTCGCTTCCGTCGACTATCGCTTCTTCTAGAAGCTTAATCGCGCCTTGAGAGTCACTCATCTCAATGTAGATTTTAGCGAGATCAAGCTTACCAGCTGCTTCAGCGTTACTATCAACATCATAGTTTCCTATATCGCCAATCACATCAGGGAATTCGTTCAGACCAACATCCAGCTTCAGCTCTTCTTCGTCTGGATTAATAGCATCTTCCCCTTCTTGCTCAACTTGAGCCATCAACTCATCGATGGTCATGTATTGCTTATCACGGCTATTCGATGATTCGGTCAGGTTATCTTGCTGCGCCCAGTTCTCTTCTTTGATTTTAGGTTCAGCTTGCTGTTCTGCAGACGCCCAGATCTCTTGTTGATCATCCGGCACACCATCTTGCATGCTCGATTGCTGTTCTGGTGCAAGATTAAAACCTTTCCAATCTTCACCGCCCACTTCAAGCATTGCATCAATATCTAACCCAGCGATATCAATCGATGTTGCATCTAATGGCTTCTCGAACATGTTGTCGACTGTGTCTTGAACATCTTCTGAAAGCAATTCAGCCAAATTAGTTTCATCAAAGTTATCGAAGCCTTCTAACGGCTCGTCTTCAACTTCATTCACCTCAGTGCTAGATACTAAAGGTGCGCTTGTTGATTCGTTCGCTTCTGGGAATCCAGCTAAATCTGCTTCATTGACATCCGAGAAATCATCCGCACCAGCAAAACTTTGTGGGTTCGAGAACAGGTCATGCAGTGCGTCTTGCTCTTCTCCCTGCGGACTAAAGGCAGTTAATGGCGTGGGCTTTTCTGCAAATGCATCAGAGATCGCTTCATCTTCACCGTATTCAGGCAAATCGAACTCGTCAAACTGTACCCCTTGCTCTTCTGCCACAGGCTCAGCACTGCTCTGCTCAATATCGTCTAAAACAGAGTCCGCTTTAGCACTTTCTTCATCGTATTCTGGAAGGTCAAGATCATCGAACTCAAACTTCTCACTGCCATCCGATAAATCTTGCTCTAACTGAGCTTCATCAGGTTCACTCACAGCCTCTGCAAGTGCGTCTTCCTCACCAAACTCTGGTAGCTCAAAGTCGTCAAACGAGAACTCGTCTTCACTTGGTTGCTTTGTAGCTTCTGGTTGTGGTGCTGTTTCAGGTTGAGGCTCAGCTTGTGCTTCTGTGCTAACTTCTGCCTCAGCTTCCGCCAACGCGTCTTCTTCATTAAACTCTGGAAGCTCGAAATCATCAAACGAGAATTCGTCTTCGCTCTGTTGCTCCGCGGCTTCTGGCTGTGAGGCTACTTCAGGTTGAGGCTCAGCTTGCAGTTCAGTGGTAGTTTCAGCCTCAGCTTCCGCCAACGCGTCTTCTTCATTAAATTCTGGAAGCTCAAAATCATCAAACGAGAACTCGTCTTCGCTCTGTTGTTCTACAACTTCTGGCTGTGTTGCTGCTTCAGGTTGTGGCTCAGCTTGCGCTTCAACGATAGCCTCTGTCTCGGCTTCAGCTAGTGCATCTTCTTCACCAAACTCTGGAAGCTCGAAATCATCAAACGAGGATTCATCTTCGCTCTGTTGCTCTACTGATTCTGGCTGCAGGGCCGTTTCAGGTTGAGACTCTGGCGTTGGTTCTTTAGCAGTGTCAGCCACTGCTTCTGAGGTGTCTTCGTCAATCAGCCAATCGTCATCTTGTGGTACACCGAATTCATTTGGAATGATCTCTGGCATATTCGCAGCACGAACTGGCTCTGGCTCTGGCTCTGGCTCTGGCTCTGGCTCTGGCTCTGGCTCTGGCTCTGGCTCTGGCTCTGGCAAGGATTCAACAACATTATCGAACTCTTCGCTACCTTGAATCTTAGGTTCAAAATCAAAATCAGAGTCAATGTTCGATGGTGATTCTACATCGTTGATCGCTTCAGCTAGCCAGTCTTCAACTGTATCTTCATCATCGTCAGAAATGTCATCCAATGACGCAGGAGACGTAGCTTCACTCTCAAAGCTGGTTGCGATTTCTTCTGGGCTACCCAGTTCCGGTGAAGGCTCTAGCTCAGGATGTTCCTGCTCAAATTCATCAACGCTAGTATTTTCAGAGAGTAACGAGTCGATATCTAACTCATCGCTTTCGACCTCTGGTTTTGTATCTCCGACCGCGGGTTCAATCACGTCAGATTGAGCTTGTTGTTCAGAAGCTTCTTCAACCACTTGGTCAAGTTCTGGCGTCATTAGCTCATCGATAAGCGCTTCATCGGTGGTTTCCAATGCGTCATCCAACAAAGCATCCGTTGCAGGCGCGACACCAAACATATCATCAATAAAGTCATCACGATTAAATGCGGCAGCTTCATCCTTAAGCTCAGGCTCTGTGCTATTTTCTATCGCTTCTGTACTTGCTAGCTCGTCGTTAACTTCGATGTCGTCGACTTGTGGTGCAGGCTCTGCAACTACCGGCTCATCAAGTTCAGCTTCAGTAGGTTCAGGTGCAGCAGAAGGCTCAGAAAGTAACGACTCGATATCAGCCTCTGCAAGATTACTTACATCATCATTTGGTGTGTCGAAGTCGAATGCAGCTTCAAGCTCTTTATCAAAGGCTTGCTCTTCAGACTCAATCTCGTCTTCAATACCACTCGTCAGTAGCTCATCGAATGGATCCAGAGATTCAGTCGCTGACTGATCGTCTTCATCCGCCGACAGCTCGCTTCCTAGCAGCTCATCTAACGTTTCATCACTTTCGAGTGTGAACTTGGCATCATTAACGTCATCGTCAAGGAACTCATCTAAAAGGTCGGTGCTCTCAGCATCAA
Encoded here:
- a CDS encoding CvpA family protein: MNWLDFVILGVIGFSAVISLVRGFAKEALSLVIWFGAFFIASQYYAKLAVYFTNIEDEMFRNGTAIAALFVATLVVGALVNYVIGQLVQKTGLSGTDRILGVVFGGLRGVLIVSAVLFFMDAFTAFPSSEWWKNSQLVPEFSRIIAPFFEHLQATSSFLSGAL
- a CDS encoding SPOR domain-containing protein, whose product is MASKFQSRLVGTIILVAIGVIVLPDVLDGKKLHYKEEFASIPIKPELDSNVEVFEVLDPVEDQIALPDSPVERVVESGGSSETQTASASEKEADKVAVVVKPVPEKNEYQDSAWIIQLMALKNADNAKSVVKDLQKRGYQAHTKQEKTFTRVIIGPDVSKSKLERQIKELEKITGSKGQLLKFKPLNP
- the folC gene encoding bifunctional tetrahydrofolate synthase/dihydrofolate synthase: MSQQPIPQATSSLEMWLDYLSNIHTSAIDLGLDRVQAVASKANLTKPARHVITVAGTNGKGSTCALMEAILLDAGYSVGVYSSPHLIRYNERVRINGQDLSDEKMVQSFDFIEKERGEISLSFFEYGTLAALRAFQTEAVDVVLLEVGLGGRLDATNIVDHDVSVITSLAVDHVDWLGDDINVIGFEKAGIYRSGKPAICGQPKPPATVAAHADDIKAEFYQVGIQYTYAVDGDTWNWHSGAFQLESLPIPTLPLPNAATALMALGTSELDISDVNVVNGLKNAQLPGRMQQISDQPVIVLDVAHNPHSAEYFAQQVTKKYAGKNLHVVVAMLHDKDIPATLEVLAPIATHWYPASLQGPRAATAAELCQSLPQGVEQHTNPVAAFEAALASAKGEDHVVLVVGSFHTVGEVLEHWQKKGN
- the accD gene encoding acetyl-CoA carboxylase, carboxyltransferase subunit beta, whose translation is MSWLEKILEKSNIVTSRKASIPEGVWTKCTSCEQVLYHAELERNLEVCPKCDHHMRMKARRRLETFLDKGERVELGTDLEPQDKLKFKDSKRYKERISAAQKNSGETDALVAMKGELLGLPIVACAFEFSFMGGSMGSVVGARFVRAVDAAIENNCGLVCFSASGGARMQEALMSLMQMAKTSAALERLSAKGLPFISVMTDPTMGGVSASLAMLGDINIGEPKALIGFAGRRVIEQTVREDLPEGFQRSEFLLDHGAIDMIVDRREMRQRVASLVAKMTNQPSPLVVSVNDSPNEAAYEVPEAPEKG
- the truA gene encoding tRNA pseudouridine(38-40) synthase TruA, producing the protein MKIALGIEYNGTHYFGWQRQRDVKSVQEELEKALSVVANHPVEVQCAGRTDAGVHGTGQVVHFETNVDRKMVAWTMGANANMPKDIAVRWATEVNEDFHARFSATARRYRYIIFNHALRPGILNSGVSHYHGHLDEKKMHEAGQYLLGENDFTSFRATHCQSHSPWRNMIHLNVTRHGHYIVIDIKANAFVHHMVRNITGSLIAVGKGEQKPEWIKWLLEAKDRKLAGATAKAEGLYLVDVDYPEEFGLPREPIGPLFLPDNLN
- a CDS encoding FimV/HubP family polar landmark protein; its protein translation is MFQIFKQWLIPFAVIIATQISVVRADSIRVVGPNGQIQSAPTFSEPLQRAQSNSAEPSRFYGPTRGNETLWSIASRLRPDNSVSVQQTLLAIYRLNPQAFENQNIHSLLPASHLRVPSLEQARASSTQQAINIMNSHLAKLDDPAAKPAVKPKAAQTSNQSNAGSKSSVASKPAPAAETVQKSVAATYPVKDMNKLEKQLELSETELLSLEEKNHQLRLMLSDVQSEVDVLKTELSDEDRIRSEVEKLLAEERRKNAEIEKMAPSAMDQLLSNGWLVAALAIIPGLLLGLIIVILLGRRSKNEEQQQPTQDQPIQPEPSSAAPMMLADEIDDLDNELSLDDELFGTEDDANKLFDDQALADEDDVFAGLVESDLDFNLDGEDDDPFASIGENGDLDTNFDDLDLDSSNGISVNGEEKALGLEEMERALDKTAESALDSDDGDFDLSDDNSMSADDIEALLSQESQTEDLGSNELDQSMLDDLFALDDEDDDSFDIDALTSEEQSDSKPSADKTASDDFDIDALISEQQTSQPEPTSVEDDIDDIFAQVAAQNEQNDPFNLDSDDDSAKDLNSGLASDDDIENILAQFDQTLESEEEQQSVDLLDEQLAGDDVDLSNSTDLLDEMLESDSDEDSEGESLGFDALSELEELSGLSTDDELNISEDSTETLDELLSDSDDDFEIDAESTDLLDEFLDDDVNDAKFTLESDETLDELLGSELSADEDDQSATESLDPFDELLTSGIEDEIESEEQAFDKELEAAFDFDTPNDDVSNLAEADIESLLSEPSAAPEPTEAELDEPVVAEPAPQVDDIEVNDELASTEAIENSTEPELKDEAAAFNRDDFIDDMFGVAPATDALLDDALETTDEALIDELMTPELDQVVEEASEQQAQSDVIEPAVGDTKPEVESDELDIDSLLSENTSVDEFEQEHPELEPSPELGSPEEIATSFESEATSPASLDDISDDDEDTVEDWLAEAINDVESPSNIDSDFDFEPKIQGSEEFDNVVESLPEPEPEPEPEPEPEPEPEPEPEPVRAANMPEIIPNEFGVPQDDDWLIDEDTSEAVADTAKEPTPESQPETALQPESVEQQSEDESSFDDFELPEFGEEDALAEAETEAIVEAQAEPQPEAATQPEVVEQQSEDEFSFDDFELPEFNEEDALAEAEAETTTELQAEPQPEVASQPEAAEQQSEDEFSFDDFELPEFNEEDALAEAEAEVSTEAQAEPQPETAPQPEATKQPSEDEFSFDDFELPEFGEEDALAEAVSEPDEAQLEQDLSDGSEKFEFDDLDLPEYDEESAKADSVLDDIEQSSAEPVAEEQGVQFDEFDLPEYGEDEAISDAFAEKPTPLTAFSPQGEEQDALHDLFSNPQSFAGADDFSDVNEADLAGFPEANESTSAPLVSSTEVNEVEDEPLEGFDNFDETNLAELLSEDVQDTVDNMFEKPLDATSIDIAGLDIDAMLEVGGEDWKGFNLAPEQQSSMQDGVPDDQQEIWASAEQQAEPKIKEENWAQQDNLTESSNSRDKQYMTIDELMAQVEQEGEDAINPDEEELKLDVGLNEFPDVIGDIGNYDVDSNAEAAGKLDLAKIYIEMSDSQGAIKLLEEAIVDGSDDIRREAKNLIDTLNGR